Proteins from a single region of Thiomicrorhabdus sp. Kp2:
- a CDS encoding BMC domain-containing protein, protein MSTEYGIALGMIETRGLVPAIEAADAMTKAAEVRLVSREFVGGGYVTVMVRGETGAVNAAVRAGADACERVGDGLVAAHIIARPHKEVEPVLDMASSGARIG, encoded by the coding sequence ATGAGTACAGAATATGGAATTGCTTTAGGAATGATTGAAACCCGCGGTTTAGTACCAGCGATTGAAGCGGCAGATGCGATGACCAAAGCGGCAGAAGTGCGTTTAGTCAGTCGTGAATTTGTAGGTGGTGGTTACGTAACCGTTATGGTACGTGGTGAAACGGGTGCGGTAAACGCAGCAGTAAGAGCGGGAGCTGACGCCTGTGAACGAGTTGGCGACGGATTGGTTGCTGCGCACATCATTGCACGTCCACACAAAGAAGTGGAACCTGTTCTAGACATGGCTAGCAGCGGAGCGAGAATCGGTTAA
- a CDS encoding bacterioferritin, whose product MRYQPRMQGSVMPGIGSYPQFETPQNTGANSRVLGYLGRALSLEFSAGQHYLAQASLAKFRNEMTYAQGFVTLANEEFQHANLLTDRMVAQGALPAGSVLSPATPANSIAEALRSCEARELALIQLYGEATQYCANIGAMEDHSLFSRLLEEEQAQLMRINGWLAEFYHSMNVNQYSDRSFV is encoded by the coding sequence ATGCGTTATCAACCACGAATGCAAGGTAGTGTTATGCCTGGAATCGGAAGTTACCCTCAATTTGAGACACCTCAAAATACAGGGGCTAACTCAAGAGTGCTCGGTTACTTAGGGCGAGCTTTAAGCTTAGAGTTCTCAGCAGGTCAGCACTATTTAGCACAAGCTTCTTTAGCTAAATTTCGTAATGAAATGACTTATGCTCAAGGTTTTGTCACTTTGGCAAATGAGGAGTTTCAACATGCTAACTTATTAACCGATCGCATGGTCGCTCAAGGGGCTTTGCCAGCGGGCAGTGTATTGAGTCCAGCTACGCCTGCTAATTCAATTGCAGAAGCTTTAAGAAGCTGTGAAGCGCGTGAGTTAGCTTTGATTCAGCTTTATGGAGAAGCCACGCAGTATTGTGCAAATATCGGTGCTATGGAAGATCATTCATTATTTAGTCGCCTTCTTGAAGAGGAGCAAGCTCAGTTAATGAGAATTAATGGTTGGTTAGCCGAGTTTTATCACTCTATGAATGTAAATCAATATTCAGATAGGAGTTTTGTATGA
- a CDS encoding 4a-hydroxytetrahydrobiopterin dehydratase: MNERWKAKLKPASLETRFEFKDFSVLRSFLDELAEQADLLDHHPNISFGRGHVSVMIYSKSDELQTIDFTLAKGIDEGYHRVTNQSEGAWA, encoded by the coding sequence ATGAACGAACGTTGGAAAGCTAAATTAAAACCTGCTTCATTAGAAACACGGTTTGAATTTAAAGATTTTTCAGTTTTGAGATCTTTTTTGGACGAACTAGCAGAACAGGCGGATTTACTAGATCACCACCCAAATATCAGTTTTGGTAGAGGCCATGTTTCGGTGATGATTTACTCAAAATCTGATGAGTTACAGACTATTGATTTTACTTTAGCCAAAGGGATTGATGAAGGTTATCACAGGGTAACCAATCAGTCTGAAGGAGCATGGGCATGA